The Aedes aegypti strain LVP_AGWG chromosome 3, AaegL5.0 Primary Assembly, whole genome shotgun sequence genome contains a region encoding:
- the LOC5563901 gene encoding synaptic vesicle membrane protein VAT-1 homolog-like isoform X1 produces MDEVRNRFGDAVQTVQINSNISMATETGLRVVRQYSDEGRNIAMRAINDANVEANSIMRNAWANVLELIERLKNTAREVADPSIIYEQLQILFRDEISLNNAFFVLVGLGFGTTGGVLLGFWLARPHLAMPIMKSIACTSFRDPDNVAVCNTGVPQFESSSDILVRVRAAALNRIDRRIAFGYGRTLRRMIKNYDSSYNPELPLVLGRSCAGIVEAVGKTSKSGLEIGDEVWLAAPWYESGTASELVVVPETRISRKPFLIGFEGAASLPYSGCIALSLMDAHGLTEHTSKGKRVLVQDACSPVGCVITQLANKWGANVAVTCHTRSAPVIHELEERGAADIIGAADIIAFANEHFRSNFIDVNVEKSNLINELTPREKFDYIFLTTRIAYDHKFLEKFLTKQGIIIDAVEPELASDEYGPLMRVLLAFLVKFRKMIAVVFRTHPDWGGPHLCHLVLERLAGFVNDETLKTVVDRVYTPNEVERALDHICSEKSIGSTIITFR; encoded by the exons ATGGATGAAGTCCGGAATCGATTTGGCGATGCGGTCCAGACCGTCCAG ATCAAT TCCAACATCAGTATGGCCACCGAAACGGGATTGCGGGTTGTGAGGCAGTACTCCGACGAAGGTCGCAATATCGCTATGAGA GCGATAAACGACGCAAACGTCGAAGCAAATAGTATAATGAGAAATGCATGGGCCAATGTGCTCGAGCTAATTGAAAGACTGAAAAATACTGCCAGGGAAGTAGCTGACCCGTCTATAATCTATGAACAATTGCAGATACTTTTTCGTGATGAAA TTTCCCTTAATAATGCTTTCTTCGTACTAGTCGGCCTCGGATTTGGAACCACTGGCGGAGTCCTGTTAGGATTTTGGCTAGCAAGACCTCATCTTGCCATGCCTATAATGAAATCAATTGCTTGCACTTCATTTCGAGACCCAGACAACGTGGCAGTATGCAATACGggagttcctcaatttgagtcttCCAGCGATATATTAGTGCGGGTTCGTGCAGCAGCCCTGAACCGGATAGATCGCCGGATAGCATTTGGTTACGGACGAACACTGAGAAGAATGATAAAAAACTACGATTCCTCCTATAATCCTGAACTTCCACTAGTACTTGGTCGATCTTGTGCCGGCATTGTGGAGGCAGTAGGTAAAACTTCAAAAAGTGGTCTCGAAATAGGCGACGAAGTTTGGCTTGCTGCCCCTTGGTACGAGTCAGGTACTGCTTCAGAATTGGTAGTGGTTCCCGAAACCCGAATATCTCGAAAACCGTTCCTTATTGGATTCGAAGGTGCTGCAAGTTTACCATATAGTGGCTGTATAGCTCTCAGTTTAATGGATGCGCATGGCCTAACGGAACATACGTCTAAAGGCAAGCGAGTGCTGGTACAGGATGCCTGCTCGCCTGTGGGTTGCGTGATTACACAGCTAGCCAATAAATGGGGAGCAAACGTAGCAGTAACCTGCCACACCAGATCGGCTCCGGTCATCCATGAACTGG AGGAACGAG GTGCAGCAGATATAATTG GTGCAGCAGATATAATTGCATTCGCAAACGAACACTTCCGATCCAATTTCATCGATGTCAATGTGGAAAAATCGAATCTGATTAACGAGCTAACTCCGCGCGAAAAATTCGACTACATCTTCCTAACCACCCGTATCGCGTACGATCataaatttttggaaaagttcCTCACCAAACAGGGCATTATCATCGATGCCGTAGAGCCAGAACTGGCCTCAGATGAGTATGGACCACTGATGAGGGTACTCCTGGCGTTCCTGGTAAAGTTTCGCAAGATGATTGCAGTCGTTTTTCGAACTCATCCCGACTGGGGTGGTCCACACTTGTGTCATCTGGTGTTAGAGCGATTAGCCGGATTCGTAAATGACGagacactcaaaacagttgttgATAGG GTTTACACACCAAACGAGGTCGAACGAGCACTAGATCACATATGTAGCGAAAAAAGTATCGGTAGTACGATCATTACCTTCCGATAG
- the LOC5563901 gene encoding reticulon-4-interacting protein 1 homolog, mitochondrial isoform X4, whose translation MDEVRNRFGDAVQTVQINSNISMATETGLRVVRQYSDEGRNIAMRAINDANVEANSIMRNAWANVLELIERLKNTAREVADPSIIYEQLQILFRDEISLNNAFFVLVGLGFGTTGGVLLGFWLARPHLAMPIMKSIACTSFRDPDNVAVCNTGVPQFESSSDILVRVRAAALNRIDRRIAFGYGRTLRRMIKNYDSSYNPELPLVLGRSCAGIVEAVGKTSKSGLEIGDEVWLAAPWYESGTASELVVVPETRISRKPFLIGFEGAASLPYSGCIALSLMDAHGLTEHTSKGKRVLVQDACSPVGCVITQLANKWGANVAVTCHTRSAPVIHELEERGAADIIAFANEHFRSNFIDVNVEKSNLINELTPREKFDYIFLTTRIAYDHKFLEKFLTKQGIIIDAVEPELASDEYGPLMRVLLAFLVKFRKMIAVVFRTHPDWGGPHLCHLVLERLAGFVNDETLKTVVDRVYTPNEVERALDHICSEKSIGSTIITFR comes from the exons ATGGATGAAGTCCGGAATCGATTTGGCGATGCGGTCCAGACCGTCCAG ATCAAT TCCAACATCAGTATGGCCACCGAAACGGGATTGCGGGTTGTGAGGCAGTACTCCGACGAAGGTCGCAATATCGCTATGAGA GCGATAAACGACGCAAACGTCGAAGCAAATAGTATAATGAGAAATGCATGGGCCAATGTGCTCGAGCTAATTGAAAGACTGAAAAATACTGCCAGGGAAGTAGCTGACCCGTCTATAATCTATGAACAATTGCAGATACTTTTTCGTGATGAAA TTTCCCTTAATAATGCTTTCTTCGTACTAGTCGGCCTCGGATTTGGAACCACTGGCGGAGTCCTGTTAGGATTTTGGCTAGCAAGACCTCATCTTGCCATGCCTATAATGAAATCAATTGCTTGCACTTCATTTCGAGACCCAGACAACGTGGCAGTATGCAATACGggagttcctcaatttgagtcttCCAGCGATATATTAGTGCGGGTTCGTGCAGCAGCCCTGAACCGGATAGATCGCCGGATAGCATTTGGTTACGGACGAACACTGAGAAGAATGATAAAAAACTACGATTCCTCCTATAATCCTGAACTTCCACTAGTACTTGGTCGATCTTGTGCCGGCATTGTGGAGGCAGTAGGTAAAACTTCAAAAAGTGGTCTCGAAATAGGCGACGAAGTTTGGCTTGCTGCCCCTTGGTACGAGTCAGGTACTGCTTCAGAATTGGTAGTGGTTCCCGAAACCCGAATATCTCGAAAACCGTTCCTTATTGGATTCGAAGGTGCTGCAAGTTTACCATATAGTGGCTGTATAGCTCTCAGTTTAATGGATGCGCATGGCCTAACGGAACATACGTCTAAAGGCAAGCGAGTGCTGGTACAGGATGCCTGCTCGCCTGTGGGTTGCGTGATTACACAGCTAGCCAATAAATGGGGAGCAAACGTAGCAGTAACCTGCCACACCAGATCGGCTCCGGTCATCCATGAACTGG AGGAACGAG GTGCAGCAGATATAATTGCATTCGCAAACGAACACTTCCGATCCAATTTCATCGATGTCAATGTGGAAAAATCGAATCTGATTAACGAGCTAACTCCGCGCGAAAAATTCGACTACATCTTCCTAACCACCCGTATCGCGTACGATCataaatttttggaaaagttcCTCACCAAACAGGGCATTATCATCGATGCCGTAGAGCCAGAACTGGCCTCAGATGAGTATGGACCACTGATGAGGGTACTCCTGGCGTTCCTGGTAAAGTTTCGCAAGATGATTGCAGTCGTTTTTCGAACTCATCCCGACTGGGGTGGTCCACACTTGTGTCATCTGGTGTTAGAGCGATTAGCCGGATTCGTAAATGACGagacactcaaaacagttgttgATAGG GTTTACACACCAAACGAGGTCGAACGAGCACTAGATCACATATGTAGCGAAAAAAGTATCGGTAGTACGATCATTACCTTCCGATAG
- the LOC5563901 gene encoding reticulon-4-interacting protein 1, mitochondrial isoform X3 yields MDEVRNRFGDAVQTVQINSNISMATETGLRVVRQYSDEGRNIAMRAINDANVEANSIMRNAWANVLELIERLKNTAREVADPSIIYEQLQILFRDEISLNNAFFVLVGLGFGTTGGVLLGFWLARPHLAMPIMKSIACTSFRDPDNVAVCNTGVPQFESSSDILVRVRAAALNRIDRRIAFGYGRTLRRMIKNYDSSYNPELPLVLGRSCAGIVEAVGKTSKSGLEIGDEVWLAAPWYESGTASELVVVPETRISRKPFLIGFEGAASLPYSGCIALSLMDAHGLTEHTSKGKRVLVQDACSPVGCVITQLANKWGANVAVTCHTRSAPVIHELGAADIIGAADIIAFANEHFRSNFIDVNVEKSNLINELTPREKFDYIFLTTRIAYDHKFLEKFLTKQGIIIDAVEPELASDEYGPLMRVLLAFLVKFRKMIAVVFRTHPDWGGPHLCHLVLERLAGFVNDETLKTVVDRVYTPNEVERALDHICSEKSIGSTIITFR; encoded by the exons ATGGATGAAGTCCGGAATCGATTTGGCGATGCGGTCCAGACCGTCCAG ATCAAT TCCAACATCAGTATGGCCACCGAAACGGGATTGCGGGTTGTGAGGCAGTACTCCGACGAAGGTCGCAATATCGCTATGAGA GCGATAAACGACGCAAACGTCGAAGCAAATAGTATAATGAGAAATGCATGGGCCAATGTGCTCGAGCTAATTGAAAGACTGAAAAATACTGCCAGGGAAGTAGCTGACCCGTCTATAATCTATGAACAATTGCAGATACTTTTTCGTGATGAAA TTTCCCTTAATAATGCTTTCTTCGTACTAGTCGGCCTCGGATTTGGAACCACTGGCGGAGTCCTGTTAGGATTTTGGCTAGCAAGACCTCATCTTGCCATGCCTATAATGAAATCAATTGCTTGCACTTCATTTCGAGACCCAGACAACGTGGCAGTATGCAATACGggagttcctcaatttgagtcttCCAGCGATATATTAGTGCGGGTTCGTGCAGCAGCCCTGAACCGGATAGATCGCCGGATAGCATTTGGTTACGGACGAACACTGAGAAGAATGATAAAAAACTACGATTCCTCCTATAATCCTGAACTTCCACTAGTACTTGGTCGATCTTGTGCCGGCATTGTGGAGGCAGTAGGTAAAACTTCAAAAAGTGGTCTCGAAATAGGCGACGAAGTTTGGCTTGCTGCCCCTTGGTACGAGTCAGGTACTGCTTCAGAATTGGTAGTGGTTCCCGAAACCCGAATATCTCGAAAACCGTTCCTTATTGGATTCGAAGGTGCTGCAAGTTTACCATATAGTGGCTGTATAGCTCTCAGTTTAATGGATGCGCATGGCCTAACGGAACATACGTCTAAAGGCAAGCGAGTGCTGGTACAGGATGCCTGCTCGCCTGTGGGTTGCGTGATTACACAGCTAGCCAATAAATGGGGAGCAAACGTAGCAGTAACCTGCCACACCAGATCGGCTCCGGTCATCCATGAACTGG GTGCAGCAGATATAATTG GTGCAGCAGATATAATTGCATTCGCAAACGAACACTTCCGATCCAATTTCATCGATGTCAATGTGGAAAAATCGAATCTGATTAACGAGCTAACTCCGCGCGAAAAATTCGACTACATCTTCCTAACCACCCGTATCGCGTACGATCataaatttttggaaaagttcCTCACCAAACAGGGCATTATCATCGATGCCGTAGAGCCAGAACTGGCCTCAGATGAGTATGGACCACTGATGAGGGTACTCCTGGCGTTCCTGGTAAAGTTTCGCAAGATGATTGCAGTCGTTTTTCGAACTCATCCCGACTGGGGTGGTCCACACTTGTGTCATCTGGTGTTAGAGCGATTAGCCGGATTCGTAAATGACGagacactcaaaacagttgttgATAGG GTTTACACACCAAACGAGGTCGAACGAGCACTAGATCACATATGTAGCGAAAAAAGTATCGGTAGTACGATCATTACCTTCCGATAG
- the LOC5563901 gene encoding reticulon-4-interacting protein 1 homolog, mitochondrial isoform X5: MDEVRNRFGDAVQTVQINSNISMATETGLRVVRQYSDEGRNIAMRAINDANVEANSIMRNAWANVLELIERLKNTAREVADPSIIYEQLQILFRDEISLNNAFFVLVGLGFGTTGGVLLGFWLARPHLAMPIMKSIACTSFRDPDNVAVCNTGVPQFESSSDILVRVRAAALNRIDRRIAFGYGRTLRRMIKNYDSSYNPELPLVLGRSCAGIVEAVGKTSKSGLEIGDEVWLAAPWYESGTASELVVVPETRISRKPFLIGFEGAASLPYSGCIALSLMDAHGLTEHTSKGKRVLVQDACSPVGCVITQLANKWGANVAVTCHTRSAPVIHELGAADIIAFANEHFRSNFIDVNVEKSNLINELTPREKFDYIFLTTRIAYDHKFLEKFLTKQGIIIDAVEPELASDEYGPLMRVLLAFLVKFRKMIAVVFRTHPDWGGPHLCHLVLERLAGFVNDETLKTVVDRVYTPNEVERALDHICSEKSIGSTIITFR, translated from the exons ATGGATGAAGTCCGGAATCGATTTGGCGATGCGGTCCAGACCGTCCAG ATCAAT TCCAACATCAGTATGGCCACCGAAACGGGATTGCGGGTTGTGAGGCAGTACTCCGACGAAGGTCGCAATATCGCTATGAGA GCGATAAACGACGCAAACGTCGAAGCAAATAGTATAATGAGAAATGCATGGGCCAATGTGCTCGAGCTAATTGAAAGACTGAAAAATACTGCCAGGGAAGTAGCTGACCCGTCTATAATCTATGAACAATTGCAGATACTTTTTCGTGATGAAA TTTCCCTTAATAATGCTTTCTTCGTACTAGTCGGCCTCGGATTTGGAACCACTGGCGGAGTCCTGTTAGGATTTTGGCTAGCAAGACCTCATCTTGCCATGCCTATAATGAAATCAATTGCTTGCACTTCATTTCGAGACCCAGACAACGTGGCAGTATGCAATACGggagttcctcaatttgagtcttCCAGCGATATATTAGTGCGGGTTCGTGCAGCAGCCCTGAACCGGATAGATCGCCGGATAGCATTTGGTTACGGACGAACACTGAGAAGAATGATAAAAAACTACGATTCCTCCTATAATCCTGAACTTCCACTAGTACTTGGTCGATCTTGTGCCGGCATTGTGGAGGCAGTAGGTAAAACTTCAAAAAGTGGTCTCGAAATAGGCGACGAAGTTTGGCTTGCTGCCCCTTGGTACGAGTCAGGTACTGCTTCAGAATTGGTAGTGGTTCCCGAAACCCGAATATCTCGAAAACCGTTCCTTATTGGATTCGAAGGTGCTGCAAGTTTACCATATAGTGGCTGTATAGCTCTCAGTTTAATGGATGCGCATGGCCTAACGGAACATACGTCTAAAGGCAAGCGAGTGCTGGTACAGGATGCCTGCTCGCCTGTGGGTTGCGTGATTACACAGCTAGCCAATAAATGGGGAGCAAACGTAGCAGTAACCTGCCACACCAGATCGGCTCCGGTCATCCATGAACTGG GTGCAGCAGATATAATTGCATTCGCAAACGAACACTTCCGATCCAATTTCATCGATGTCAATGTGGAAAAATCGAATCTGATTAACGAGCTAACTCCGCGCGAAAAATTCGACTACATCTTCCTAACCACCCGTATCGCGTACGATCataaatttttggaaaagttcCTCACCAAACAGGGCATTATCATCGATGCCGTAGAGCCAGAACTGGCCTCAGATGAGTATGGACCACTGATGAGGGTACTCCTGGCGTTCCTGGTAAAGTTTCGCAAGATGATTGCAGTCGTTTTTCGAACTCATCCCGACTGGGGTGGTCCACACTTGTGTCATCTGGTGTTAGAGCGATTAGCCGGATTCGTAAATGACGagacactcaaaacagttgttgATAGG GTTTACACACCAAACGAGGTCGAACGAGCACTAGATCACATATGTAGCGAAAAAAGTATCGGTAGTACGATCATTACCTTCCGATAG
- the LOC5563901 gene encoding synaptic vesicle membrane protein VAT-1 homolog-like isoform X2 yields the protein MDEVRNRFGDAVQTVQSNISMATETGLRVVRQYSDEGRNIAMRAINDANVEANSIMRNAWANVLELIERLKNTAREVADPSIIYEQLQILFRDEISLNNAFFVLVGLGFGTTGGVLLGFWLARPHLAMPIMKSIACTSFRDPDNVAVCNTGVPQFESSSDILVRVRAAALNRIDRRIAFGYGRTLRRMIKNYDSSYNPELPLVLGRSCAGIVEAVGKTSKSGLEIGDEVWLAAPWYESGTASELVVVPETRISRKPFLIGFEGAASLPYSGCIALSLMDAHGLTEHTSKGKRVLVQDACSPVGCVITQLANKWGANVAVTCHTRSAPVIHELEERGAADIIGAADIIAFANEHFRSNFIDVNVEKSNLINELTPREKFDYIFLTTRIAYDHKFLEKFLTKQGIIIDAVEPELASDEYGPLMRVLLAFLVKFRKMIAVVFRTHPDWGGPHLCHLVLERLAGFVNDETLKTVVDRVYTPNEVERALDHICSEKSIGSTIITFR from the exons ATGGATGAAGTCCGGAATCGATTTGGCGATGCGGTCCAGACCGTCCAG TCCAACATCAGTATGGCCACCGAAACGGGATTGCGGGTTGTGAGGCAGTACTCCGACGAAGGTCGCAATATCGCTATGAGA GCGATAAACGACGCAAACGTCGAAGCAAATAGTATAATGAGAAATGCATGGGCCAATGTGCTCGAGCTAATTGAAAGACTGAAAAATACTGCCAGGGAAGTAGCTGACCCGTCTATAATCTATGAACAATTGCAGATACTTTTTCGTGATGAAA TTTCCCTTAATAATGCTTTCTTCGTACTAGTCGGCCTCGGATTTGGAACCACTGGCGGAGTCCTGTTAGGATTTTGGCTAGCAAGACCTCATCTTGCCATGCCTATAATGAAATCAATTGCTTGCACTTCATTTCGAGACCCAGACAACGTGGCAGTATGCAATACGggagttcctcaatttgagtcttCCAGCGATATATTAGTGCGGGTTCGTGCAGCAGCCCTGAACCGGATAGATCGCCGGATAGCATTTGGTTACGGACGAACACTGAGAAGAATGATAAAAAACTACGATTCCTCCTATAATCCTGAACTTCCACTAGTACTTGGTCGATCTTGTGCCGGCATTGTGGAGGCAGTAGGTAAAACTTCAAAAAGTGGTCTCGAAATAGGCGACGAAGTTTGGCTTGCTGCCCCTTGGTACGAGTCAGGTACTGCTTCAGAATTGGTAGTGGTTCCCGAAACCCGAATATCTCGAAAACCGTTCCTTATTGGATTCGAAGGTGCTGCAAGTTTACCATATAGTGGCTGTATAGCTCTCAGTTTAATGGATGCGCATGGCCTAACGGAACATACGTCTAAAGGCAAGCGAGTGCTGGTACAGGATGCCTGCTCGCCTGTGGGTTGCGTGATTACACAGCTAGCCAATAAATGGGGAGCAAACGTAGCAGTAACCTGCCACACCAGATCGGCTCCGGTCATCCATGAACTGG AGGAACGAG GTGCAGCAGATATAATTG GTGCAGCAGATATAATTGCATTCGCAAACGAACACTTCCGATCCAATTTCATCGATGTCAATGTGGAAAAATCGAATCTGATTAACGAGCTAACTCCGCGCGAAAAATTCGACTACATCTTCCTAACCACCCGTATCGCGTACGATCataaatttttggaaaagttcCTCACCAAACAGGGCATTATCATCGATGCCGTAGAGCCAGAACTGGCCTCAGATGAGTATGGACCACTGATGAGGGTACTCCTGGCGTTCCTGGTAAAGTTTCGCAAGATGATTGCAGTCGTTTTTCGAACTCATCCCGACTGGGGTGGTCCACACTTGTGTCATCTGGTGTTAGAGCGATTAGCCGGATTCGTAAATGACGagacactcaaaacagttgttgATAGG GTTTACACACCAAACGAGGTCGAACGAGCACTAGATCACATATGTAGCGAAAAAAGTATCGGTAGTACGATCATTACCTTCCGATAG